In Microbulbifer salipaludis, a genomic segment contains:
- the hypD gene encoding hydrogenase formation protein HypD: MQYLTEYRERASVEKISAEIQRITTRPWALMEVCGGQTHAIAKYGLQQLLPPEIELLHGPGCPVCVTSLAIIDQAIAIAARPEVIFCSFGDMLRVPGSHSDLLSVKAAGGDVRTVYSPMDALALAQVHPDRQVVFFAIGFETTAPANAMAVFQAQRKGLGNFSLLVSQFLVPPAIETICADGDTRVQGFLAAGHVCAITGFEAYQPLAQRIRRPIVVTGFEPLDILEGVLMCVRQLEQGTCDVQNQYARAVPREGNRPAREMLQRVFEISPQHWRGVGEIAGSGLRLRPQYSAFDANQRFPRVTTGRDDSRGCISGQIMQGRSKPDDCPHFGKACRPQSPLGAPMVSSEGPCAAYYRYASRYASRYANRKPARSQYEKQELPNEH; the protein is encoded by the coding sequence ATGCAGTATTTGACGGAATATCGCGAGCGCGCCAGTGTTGAGAAGATTTCTGCGGAAATACAGCGTATTACCACGCGGCCCTGGGCGCTTATGGAAGTGTGCGGCGGCCAGACCCACGCGATCGCCAAATACGGGCTGCAACAGCTGCTGCCCCCTGAAATTGAACTGTTGCATGGCCCCGGTTGCCCGGTGTGCGTCACCTCACTGGCGATTATTGATCAGGCCATCGCCATTGCTGCACGACCGGAAGTAATCTTCTGCTCATTCGGCGATATGTTGCGGGTGCCCGGCAGCCACAGTGACCTGCTGAGCGTGAAAGCCGCCGGCGGTGACGTGCGCACCGTATATTCACCCATGGATGCCCTGGCACTGGCGCAGGTACACCCGGACCGCCAGGTGGTGTTTTTTGCCATCGGCTTTGAAACCACCGCACCGGCAAACGCCATGGCCGTGTTTCAGGCGCAGCGAAAAGGGCTCGGTAACTTTTCGCTACTCGTCTCCCAGTTTCTGGTGCCGCCGGCCATCGAAACGATCTGCGCCGATGGGGACACCCGTGTGCAGGGGTTTCTCGCCGCCGGACACGTGTGTGCAATTACCGGTTTTGAAGCCTACCAGCCACTGGCACAGCGCATCCGTCGCCCCATTGTGGTTACCGGATTTGAGCCGCTGGATATTCTCGAGGGTGTTCTTATGTGTGTGCGCCAGCTGGAGCAGGGCACTTGTGACGTACAAAACCAATACGCCCGCGCCGTACCCCGTGAGGGCAACAGGCCCGCGCGGGAAATGCTGCAGCGGGTCTTCGAAATCTCGCCCCAGCACTGGCGCGGTGTGGGGGAAATCGCCGGCAGCGGCTTGCGCCTGCGCCCGCAATATTCCGCGTTTGATGCGAACCAACGATTTCCCCGCGTGACAACGGGTCGGGACGATTCCCGTGGCTGTATCAGCGGGCAGATCATGCAGGGGCGAAGCAAACCGGATGATTGCCCGCACTTTGGCAAGGCCTGTCGCCCGCAAAGTCCGCTCGGTGCCCCCATGGTGTCCAGCGAAGGCCCGTGTGCGGCCTATTATCGATATGCAAGTCGATATGCAAGTCGATACGCAAATCGAAAGCCAGCCCGGTCACAGTATGAAAAACAGGAGCTGCCCAATGAACATTGA
- a CDS encoding HypC/HybG/HupF family hydrogenase formation chaperone, which translates to MCLGIPGLVEEILNGAPLERSARVRFGGIRKEINLAYVPSANVGDYVIVHVGFAISVVNEQEARRIFRYLEELGDLQDLESNREASPWKPV; encoded by the coding sequence ATGTGTCTGGGAATCCCGGGCCTCGTCGAAGAAATACTGAACGGCGCACCGCTTGAGCGCAGCGCGCGGGTCCGATTTGGCGGTATCCGCAAGGAAATCAACCTCGCCTATGTGCCCTCAGCAAATGTTGGCGACTACGTAATTGTGCACGTGGGCTTTGCCATCAGCGTGGTAAACGAACAGGAAGCCCGCCGGATATTTCGCTATCTTGAAGAGCTCGGCGATCTCCAGGATCTTGAGTCAAACCGCGAGGCGTCCCCATGGAAACCTGTGTAA
- the hypF gene encoding carbamoyltransferase HypF, translating to MNKARPERHRLQLTGIVQGVGFRPFVFRLAQRFALSGWVANDRAGVCVEVQGPAHLLHQFQKLLSHTLPAHAEIHSLTCEAIPVQNARGFIIRESDAGGAQSALILPDLAPCESCVQELFEPGNRRYRYPFINCTQCGPRFSIVERLPYDRAHTAMQAFPLCADCLAEYKDPDNRRFHAEPTACPSCGPQLHFCAADGTGLAHGEAALRRAAEDIRGGKIIAIKNIGGFQLMARAAGDAAIALLRQRKQRPHKPFALLYPDLASVHRDCFVSAQEERLLLAAERPIVILRSRGAARGKIAPQVSPDNPNLGVMLPSSPLHHLLMHDLQQPLVATSGNLAGEPICIDDTEALQRLGQIADGLLLHNRRILRPLDDSVTRVMDSQPVLLRRARGYVPRPLVLPGSPANATTLLAVGADLKNSVAITRGNTVLTSQHIGDLEDRVTMGHFTRTIAELAELYLGNGNTRPWGQIICDQHPGFFSTRWCESQHNESQHNKNQNNKRHHSELRRVPHHVAHFFSCLAEHGHKGAALGICWDGTGYGDDGVLRGSEFLHWDGGAQVRRVASLREFPLPGGEQAMRQPRLALAGLLFACFGSSALWPVSESRARLTATFSPGSLFNLERILVRKLNTPVCSSIGRLFDAVSALFGLVQRSTFEGQGAMAVEHAAQDCHHRAGYPFVLRQAQSHWTLDWEPLLSALQKDLREGRPVPWMATAFHNTLAQMAVSVATALGEQCVFLSGGAFQNKRLLETTTRLLRAAGFDVHCHHKIPPNDGGIAVGQIYYARCMQQVGQQRTAHSEHAGQET from the coding sequence ATGAACAAAGCGCGCCCTGAGCGACACAGGCTGCAACTCACTGGCATTGTTCAGGGAGTCGGCTTCCGGCCGTTTGTGTTTCGTCTCGCGCAGCGTTTTGCGCTAAGCGGTTGGGTGGCCAATGACCGCGCAGGGGTGTGCGTGGAAGTGCAGGGCCCGGCACACCTGTTGCACCAGTTTCAGAAGCTTCTTTCCCACACATTGCCCGCGCATGCGGAAATCCACTCGCTGACCTGCGAAGCCATTCCAGTGCAAAACGCACGCGGTTTTATAATCCGCGAGAGCGATGCTGGCGGTGCGCAATCCGCACTCATCTTGCCGGACCTGGCCCCGTGCGAATCGTGTGTGCAGGAATTGTTTGAGCCGGGCAATCGCCGTTACCGCTACCCGTTTATTAATTGCACCCAGTGCGGCCCCCGTTTCAGTATCGTCGAGCGATTACCATACGATCGCGCGCACACAGCCATGCAGGCTTTTCCACTCTGTGCAGACTGCCTGGCGGAATACAAAGACCCTGACAACCGGCGTTTTCACGCGGAACCCACGGCCTGCCCAAGCTGTGGTCCACAGCTTCACTTCTGTGCTGCCGATGGTACAGGGCTTGCCCATGGGGAGGCGGCATTGCGCCGCGCAGCGGAGGACATTCGCGGTGGCAAGATCATTGCCATCAAGAACATCGGGGGTTTCCAGTTGATGGCCCGCGCCGCTGGCGATGCAGCCATTGCGCTGCTGCGCCAGAGGAAGCAGCGCCCACACAAACCTTTTGCCCTGCTGTATCCCGATCTGGCAAGCGTACACCGGGATTGCTTTGTATCAGCGCAGGAAGAAAGGCTGTTGCTCGCTGCGGAGCGCCCCATCGTTATTTTGCGCAGCAGAGGGGCGGCACGGGGCAAGATTGCACCTCAAGTCTCACCGGACAATCCCAACCTGGGCGTGATGTTGCCCAGCTCGCCGTTACATCACCTGCTGATGCACGATCTGCAGCAGCCACTGGTTGCCACCAGCGGCAATCTCGCCGGAGAACCCATCTGTATCGACGATACAGAGGCGTTGCAAAGGCTGGGACAAATCGCAGACGGACTTCTACTACACAATCGACGCATACTGCGGCCACTGGATGACTCCGTCACCCGAGTAATGGATAGCCAGCCGGTATTGTTGCGCCGCGCGCGCGGCTACGTGCCGCGTCCGCTGGTACTGCCGGGTTCACCGGCGAACGCGACAACGCTGCTCGCCGTGGGCGCCGACCTGAAAAACAGCGTGGCCATCACTCGGGGGAATACGGTGCTCACCAGCCAGCATATCGGCGACCTCGAAGACCGTGTCACCATGGGGCACTTTACACGGACTATTGCTGAGTTGGCCGAGCTGTACCTGGGCAATGGGAATACTCGCCCGTGGGGACAAATCATCTGTGACCAGCACCCGGGCTTTTTCTCGACGCGCTGGTGCGAGAGCCAACACAACGAGAGCCAACACAACAAAAATCAAAACAATAAGAGACACCACAGCGAGCTCCGGCGTGTGCCACATCATGTCGCCCATTTTTTTTCCTGTCTGGCAGAGCATGGGCACAAGGGTGCCGCACTGGGCATCTGCTGGGATGGCACCGGATACGGTGACGACGGCGTACTGCGCGGCAGTGAGTTTCTGCACTGGGACGGTGGCGCGCAGGTCAGGCGCGTGGCCAGCCTGCGGGAATTTCCGCTGCCCGGTGGCGAGCAAGCCATGCGCCAGCCACGACTTGCCTTGGCCGGGCTGTTATTTGCGTGTTTCGGTAGCAGCGCGCTGTGGCCGGTCAGCGAGTCCCGGGCAAGGCTGACGGCAACATTCAGCCCCGGTTCGCTATTCAACCTCGAACGTATTCTTGTACGAAAACTCAATACCCCGGTGTGCTCCAGTATTGGTCGTTTGTTTGATGCGGTATCGGCACTTTTCGGTTTGGTGCAACGGTCGACGTTTGAAGGGCAGGGGGCAATGGCGGTGGAACACGCAGCGCAGGACTGCCATCACCGCGCGGGCTATCCGTTTGTGCTGCGGCAGGCGCAGAGTCACTGGACACTGGACTGGGAGCCATTGTTAAGCGCATTACAAAAAGATTTGAGGGAAGGGCGGCCCGTCCCCTGGATGGCCACCGCCTTTCACAATACGCTGGCGCAGATGGCCGTATCGGTAGCCACAGCCCTTGGCGAGCAGTGCGTGTTTTTGTCCGGGGGCGCTTTTCAAAATAAACGTCTGCTGGAGACCACAACCCGGCTATTGCGTGCGGCTGGATTTGACGTGCATTGCCATCACAAGATCCCGCCCAATGATGGCGGCATCGCGGTGGGGCAAATCTACTATGCGCGCTGCATGCAGCAGGTCGGGCAGCAGCGTACGGCGCACAGTGAACACGCCGGCCAGGAAACGTGA
- a CDS encoding hydrogenase/urease maturation nickel metallochaperone HypA has translation MHEQSLIRNLVDKIQGLAAEENATVLAAKLRLGALAHISADHLRDHFTQETQGTALQGLRLVIEEQSDIHHPEAQDIILESLEFRANDEQSAP, from the coding sequence ATGCACGAACAATCCCTTATCCGCAATCTGGTGGACAAGATTCAAGGGCTGGCGGCGGAAGAGAATGCCACGGTGCTGGCAGCCAAGCTCAGATTAGGCGCTCTTGCGCATATTTCGGCAGACCACCTGCGCGACCACTTTACCCAGGAAACCCAGGGCACGGCGCTGCAAGGTTTGCGGCTCGTTATTGAAGAGCAGTCTGATATTCACCACCCCGAGGCGCAGGACATCATCCTCGAGAGCCTCGAATTCCGGGCAAACGATGAACAAAGCGCGCCCTGA
- a CDS encoding hydrogenase maturation protease → MSGWTIIGVGNRFRGDDSVGPYVIDRLRSRLPSSTPCIENNGDMTSLLDEWRQRRVCLIDALQAEDQATGAILRLNGLAEEIPPTLCRTSSHGLNLGEALALAGALDALPERLDLYAICGEDFSPNASLSAAVEDAARQVEREILEKLSLHTGGV, encoded by the coding sequence ATGAGCGGCTGGACCATTATCGGCGTCGGCAATCGCTTCCGCGGGGACGACAGCGTCGGCCCCTATGTGATCGACCGCCTGCGCAGCCGGCTTCCATCCAGCACGCCCTGTATCGAAAACAACGGCGATATGACCAGCCTTCTCGATGAATGGCGCCAGCGGCGGGTATGTCTGATCGACGCGCTTCAGGCTGAAGATCAAGCCACCGGTGCCATACTGCGTTTGAACGGCCTGGCCGAAGAGATTCCCCCCACACTGTGCCGCACCTCCAGCCACGGCCTGAATCTGGGCGAAGCCCTGGCATTGGCAGGGGCGCTGGATGCGCTGCCGGAACGACTGGACCTCTATGCCATTTGTGGCGAGGACTTTTCCCCGAACGCCAGCCTTTCGGCGGCGGTGGAGGATGCCGCGCGGCAGGTGGAGCGTGAAATTCTTGAAAAACTGAGTCTGCACACAGGAGGTGTGTAA
- a CDS encoding Ni/Fe hydrogenase subunit alpha — MSKHKTVKVDYLARVEGEGALYIRYDDQHVHDVQLKIFEPPRFFEGFMCGRDYREAPDITARICGICPVAYQMSAVHAMENALELVLSAELHALRRLMYCGEWIESHTLHIYMLHAPDFLGYPSGVAMAKDHPQRVQDGLQMKKAGNAIVRLLGGREVHPINVRVGGFYRLPTATELAALRETLLPARDIAIATVRWAAALCFPQFERSADDAYEFVALSDPDEYPMNRGRIRSTQGLDIPVSDYDQHFRETHVKHSTALHSERVGRGAYFVGPMARYNLNYSRLSPLVQQVAREVGFPPFCANPFQSIVVRSLEVLYAFDEALRIIDHYCAPERPFEETEPRPAEGCAVTEAPRGLLYHRYQIDAAGKISNAKIVAPTSQNQKTIEDDLRLMLPQFMHLAADDLQAHCEQAIRNYDPCISCSTHFLKLHLDPVGAAP, encoded by the coding sequence ATGAGTAAGCATAAGACCGTCAAGGTTGACTACCTCGCCCGGGTCGAAGGGGAGGGCGCACTGTACATCCGCTACGACGACCAGCATGTGCACGATGTACAGCTCAAGATATTTGAGCCACCGCGCTTTTTTGAAGGGTTCATGTGTGGACGGGATTACCGGGAGGCACCGGACATTACCGCGCGTATCTGCGGGATCTGTCCCGTCGCCTATCAGATGAGTGCGGTACACGCGATGGAGAATGCTCTTGAGCTGGTTCTGTCGGCAGAATTACATGCCCTGCGCCGCTTGATGTACTGCGGAGAATGGATCGAGAGCCATACACTGCATATCTACATGCTGCACGCGCCGGATTTTCTCGGCTACCCCAGTGGTGTGGCCATGGCCAAGGACCATCCGCAACGGGTGCAGGATGGCCTGCAAATGAAAAAGGCAGGCAACGCAATCGTGCGGCTACTGGGCGGACGTGAAGTCCACCCGATCAATGTACGGGTGGGGGGATTCTATCGGTTGCCCACCGCCACCGAGTTGGCCGCGCTGCGGGAAACTTTGCTGCCGGCACGCGACATCGCCATTGCCACCGTACGCTGGGCGGCAGCGCTGTGCTTTCCGCAGTTTGAACGATCTGCGGACGACGCCTATGAGTTTGTTGCGCTGTCAGACCCGGATGAATATCCCATGAATCGCGGACGTATTCGCTCTACGCAGGGCCTGGATATACCCGTCAGCGACTACGATCAGCATTTTCGTGAAACCCATGTGAAACACAGTACCGCGCTGCACAGCGAGCGCGTAGGGCGTGGGGCCTATTTCGTTGGGCCTATGGCGCGCTACAACCTGAATTACTCACGGCTGTCTCCACTGGTGCAGCAGGTGGCTCGAGAGGTGGGCTTCCCGCCGTTTTGTGCGAACCCGTTTCAGAGCATTGTGGTGCGCAGCCTGGAAGTGCTCTATGCGTTTGATGAGGCCTTGCGCATCATCGACCACTATTGCGCACCTGAGCGCCCGTTTGAAGAAACAGAACCCCGTCCCGCTGAGGGCTGCGCGGTTACCGAGGCCCCGCGCGGTCTCCTTTACCATCGTTACCAGATCGATGCCGCCGGCAAGATCAGCAATGCCAAAATCGTCGCTCCTACATCGCAAAACCAGAAAACCATTGAGGACGACCTGCGCCTGATGCTGCCGCAGTTCATGCATCTGGCCGCGGACGACCTGCAGGCGCACTGTGAACAGGCGATCCGCAACTACGACCCGTGTATCTCCTGCTCCACCCACTTCCTCAAACTGCACCTGGATCCTGTGGGGGCAGCGCCATGA
- a CDS encoding oxidoreductase translates to MVQDSRTLGKGTRKPTLAVWKFTSCDGCQLSLLDCEDELLALADTIEIAYFMEASSTQLPGPYDLSLVEGSITTPEEQRRIRDIRAQSRALIAIGACATAGGIQALRNFANVDNFISAVYAQPEYIDTLKTSTPVSSHVPVDFELNGCPINKHQLLEVISAFLHRRPPQVPAHSVCIECKQRGNVCVWVAHGTPCMGPVTQAGCGAICPSYHRSCYGCYGPKENSNTTSLCHWWETELGADRVTVIENLRNFNAAAPDFEAASRSREPRDE, encoded by the coding sequence TTGGTTCAAGATTCGCGCACTTTAGGGAAGGGCACACGCAAGCCAACGCTGGCGGTCTGGAAGTTTACTTCCTGCGATGGTTGCCAGTTGAGTCTGCTCGATTGCGAGGACGAGCTGCTGGCCCTCGCGGACACCATCGAAATTGCCTATTTCATGGAGGCCTCCAGCACCCAGCTGCCTGGCCCCTACGACCTTTCCCTGGTCGAGGGTTCCATTACCACGCCGGAAGAGCAGCGACGTATTCGCGACATTCGTGCCCAATCTCGCGCACTGATCGCCATTGGCGCCTGTGCCACCGCGGGCGGAATCCAGGCGCTGCGCAATTTCGCCAACGTCGACAATTTTATTTCTGCGGTGTATGCCCAGCCCGAGTATATCGACACCCTCAAAACATCGACCCCGGTGAGCAGCCATGTGCCGGTGGATTTTGAGCTGAATGGCTGCCCGATCAATAAACACCAGTTGCTCGAGGTTATCAGCGCGTTTCTACACCGTCGTCCGCCGCAGGTCCCGGCACACTCGGTGTGTATCGAGTGCAAACAGCGCGGCAACGTCTGTGTTTGGGTGGCCCACGGCACTCCCTGCATGGGGCCGGTGACTCAGGCGGGCTGTGGTGCAATCTGCCCCAGCTACCACCGCAGCTGCTATGGCTGCTACGGCCCGAAGGAAAACAGCAACACCACCTCCCTGTGCCACTGGTGGGAGACCGAGCTGGGGGCGGACAGGGTCACGGTGATCGAGAACCTGCGCAACTTCAACGCGGCGGCACCGGATTTCGAGGCCGCGAGCCGCAGCCGGGAGCCCCGGGATGAGTAA
- a CDS encoding FAD/NAD(P)-binding protein, whose product MIPEAFRVVRRSEEYAGTFTLHIEHKGGKPLASFAPGQFNMLYAFGSGEVPISMSGKVEDSGTYVHTIRAHGLATQSLERLRAGDELGVRGPFGQGWPMQEVADKHVLIIAGGLGLAPLRPAIYSLLSGAQPCRSLRLFYGARGPQEMLYTDELRHWQTQIAAVLTVDQADDEWHGAVGVITGPLAASSIDADNTIVFLCGPEVMMRFCVQTLLAKGLPESRIYLSMERNMKCATGHCGHCQWGPQFVCKDGPVFNYGSVRPWFKIRAL is encoded by the coding sequence ATGATTCCGGAGGCATTCCGGGTGGTGCGCCGCAGTGAAGAGTATGCGGGCACTTTTACCCTGCACATTGAGCACAAGGGGGGCAAACCGCTGGCGAGTTTTGCGCCCGGCCAATTCAACATGCTGTATGCCTTTGGCAGCGGGGAAGTGCCGATATCCATGAGCGGCAAGGTGGAAGATTCCGGCACTTACGTGCATACGATACGCGCCCATGGATTGGCAACGCAGTCGCTGGAGCGCCTGCGCGCGGGAGATGAACTGGGGGTTCGTGGCCCATTCGGCCAGGGGTGGCCGATGCAGGAAGTCGCAGACAAACATGTGCTGATCATCGCCGGCGGCCTGGGTCTGGCGCCACTGCGCCCGGCGATCTACAGCCTGCTCTCGGGCGCTCAGCCCTGCCGCAGCCTGCGCCTGTTTTATGGTGCCCGGGGGCCACAGGAAATGCTCTACACCGACGAACTGCGCCATTGGCAAACACAAATCGCGGCAGTACTCACCGTAGACCAGGCAGATGACGAATGGCATGGCGCGGTCGGGGTGATTACCGGGCCGCTGGCGGCCAGTAGCATCGATGCTGACAACACCATCGTCTTCCTCTGCGGACCCGAGGTCATGATGCGTTTCTGCGTGCAGACCCTGCTGGCCAAGGGCCTGCCGGAATCGCGCATTTACCTGTCGATGGAGCGTAATATGAAGTGTGCCACCGGACACTGCGGCCACTGCCAGTGGGGCCCGCAGTTCGTGTGCAAGGATGGGCCGGTATTCAATTACGGGAGTGTGAGACCTTGGTTCAAGATTCGCGCACTTTAG
- a CDS encoding cyclic nucleotide-binding domain-containing protein — MKSMSQLLHEHPFFSGMDANQLDIVANCGANHIYNAGEYIARENAPADQFYVIRDGQVAVECFVPNHGALCLQTLNSGDIFGWSWLFPPYLWTFDAKAMDEVHAIRLDGKCLREKCEADPALGYQLMKRFAQIISDRVRATRVQLMDVYGQQRPPLAGDQ, encoded by the coding sequence ATGAAAAGTATGTCCCAACTGTTGCACGAGCACCCATTCTTTAGCGGCATGGATGCGAACCAGCTTGATATTGTTGCCAACTGCGGCGCAAACCATATTTACAACGCCGGTGAATACATTGCCCGTGAAAATGCGCCGGCGGATCAGTTTTATGTGATACGGGACGGGCAGGTCGCGGTGGAATGCTTTGTGCCGAACCACGGCGCGCTCTGTCTGCAAACCTTGAACAGCGGCGACATCTTCGGCTGGTCATGGCTGTTCCCTCCCTATCTGTGGACGTTTGATGCCAAGGCCATGGACGAAGTACATGCGATACGGCTCGATGGGAAATGCCTGCGGGAAAAATGCGAGGCCGATCCTGCTCTGGGGTATCAGCTGATGAAGCGCTTCGCCCAGATCATCAGCGACCGTGTACGGGCAACGCGGGTACAGTTGATGGACGTCTACGGGCAGCAACGTCCGCCCCTCGCAGGCGACCAATGA
- a CDS encoding 4Fe-4S dicluster domain-containing protein, whose protein sequence is MTVQDHVLRAEDLELLIQAIRARGHKVIGPTVKDGAITYGEIHTSADLPQGCSDQQEKGHYRLLRNNTPAYFAYAVGAGAWKQFLQLPRRQVWQARQSDGDLNFVEVIDVAPRVAFLGVRSCELHAIEIQDRVFSGGSFQNESYSERRDNALLIAVNCTAPAATCFCTAMNTGPRVTLPADLTMTEVIGDGEHYFLIGSGSQQGRDILGDLPLTPATEAQRNAEESAVRGAVQKMESGPRQFNSADVKDLLYRNYDSPLWEQVADRCLSCANCTMACPTCFCSTVEDSTDLSGEHAERWERWDSCFTGEFSYISGGSVRPDTKSRYRQWMTHKLATWHDQFGTSGCVGCGRCITWCPVGIDFTEEIHTLREMEKP, encoded by the coding sequence GTGACGGTACAAGATCACGTACTACGGGCAGAGGATCTGGAGTTACTTATCCAGGCCATCCGCGCGCGCGGGCACAAGGTAATCGGTCCAACCGTCAAAGACGGGGCCATCACCTATGGAGAAATTCACACCAGCGCGGATCTACCGCAGGGTTGCTCGGACCAGCAGGAAAAAGGCCACTACCGCCTGTTGCGCAATAACACGCCAGCCTATTTCGCCTATGCCGTAGGCGCGGGCGCATGGAAACAGTTCCTGCAGTTGCCGCGACGCCAGGTGTGGCAGGCCCGGCAATCGGATGGCGACCTGAACTTTGTGGAAGTCATAGACGTCGCACCGCGCGTGGCCTTTCTTGGCGTGCGCAGCTGTGAACTGCACGCCATCGAAATTCAGGACCGAGTATTCTCCGGCGGATCATTCCAAAACGAAAGTTACAGCGAACGACGGGACAACGCGCTGCTGATCGCCGTCAATTGCACTGCGCCCGCGGCCACCTGTTTCTGCACCGCGATGAACACCGGCCCGAGGGTGACGTTACCCGCGGATCTCACCATGACCGAGGTGATCGGTGATGGCGAACACTACTTCCTCATCGGGAGCGGCTCGCAACAAGGCCGCGACATTCTCGGCGACCTGCCGCTGACACCCGCCACGGAAGCACAACGCAACGCAGAAGAGAGCGCTGTGCGCGGTGCTGTACAAAAGATGGAGAGCGGGCCTCGCCAGTTTAATAGCGCTGACGTCAAGGACCTGCTGTATCGCAACTATGACAGTCCGCTGTGGGAGCAAGTTGCAGACCGCTGTCTGTCCTGTGCCAACTGCACCATGGCTTGCCCCACCTGCTTCTGCTCCACGGTTGAAGACAGCACAGACCTCAGTGGTGAGCACGCAGAGCGCTGGGAGCGCTGGGATTCCTGCTTTACCGGGGAGTTCAGCTATATCAGTGGTGGCTCCGTGCGACCGGATACAAAAAGCCGATACCGCCAGTGGATGACCCACAAGCTGGCCACCTGGCACGATCAATTTGGCACTTCGGGCTGTGTGGGTTGCGGCCGTTGTATCACCTGGTGCCCGGTGGGCATCGATTTCACGGAAGAGATACACACGCTACGGGAGATGGAAAAACCATGA